CGGATCAGGTGCGAACGCCGATCATCTGACCGGCTACGTCATCCCGATCACGGACCCGGTGTCAGTCACGATCCCTGGCTGTGTACGGGGCTGGGAATGGTTGTCACGGGACCTCGGAGCGCTTCCTCTTGACGTAGTTCTTGGACCGGCGATCTTCTATGCCCGAAACGGGTTCCCGGTCAGCGTCGAACTCAGCAAAGCCCTCACCGATCGTTCCGAACAACTGGTTCCACAGTCGGCCTCTCGACCTCTGTACCGGGAAGGGTCGGCACCGCCGCCAGGCACGTGGATCAACCGACCCCAACTCGCAACGACCCTCACCCGTATTGCGTCCGAGGGAGCCAGCGCTTTCTATGAGGGAACCGTGGCGGCTGACATATCCGCTGCGGTACACAGGTACATCACGATCGAAGATCTTGCCGGCTATCAACCAGATTGGGTTGAGCCAATGTCACTTGATGTCTTCGGGCATAGAGCATGGACGATCCCACCGAATAGTCAGGGCTACCTCACCCTGGCGGCGGCCCGCATCTTCGAATTGTGTGAACCGCCAACCGATCCCGGCGATCCGGATTACGTCCATCTCACGATCGAGGCCTATCGGTCGGTTGCGGGCGGGCGGGACGCTCTACTGTCCGACCCGTCGACGGCGGCCGGCCATGAGGAGCTGCTCGGCACTCATCTGCTGGAAGCCGCGGCCGCCCGGATCGATCGATCCCGAGCAGGCAGTTGGAACCATCCTTCGCCCGGCCCGGGTGGGACCACCTATCTATCGGTCGTCGACCGGTCAGGGATGGGGGTGTCGCTCATCCAATCGAACTTCCATGGCATTGGAAGCGGCATCGGGGCCGGCGAGTCCGGCTTCTTCTTGCACAACCGGGGGGCGGGTTTCACGCTCGAAAAAGGACACCGCAACGAGCTGGTCCCCGGGCGACGACCGGCTCACACGCTGGCCCCTTCCCTGTGGACCCAAAGCGACGCGTTGTCGCTCATTCTCGGAACCCGGGGGGGTAATCAGCAACCCCAGATTCTGACCCAGATGGCCGCCCACCTACTCCACGCCGGACTCTCCCCATCAGCGGCACAACAGGAGCCGAGGTGGACAACCAAGTCGCTCGTACCCGGCCACCCGTCGACGTTGAGCGTCGAGTCGCGAATGCTCCCGGCAGTCGTGGACGAGCTGAGAGCCCGCGGACACCACATCGAAATGGGGGCGCCTCTGGAGGCCGGTTGGGGCCCCGTATCGGCCATTCGCGTCAACGCCTCCGGTCTTCGAGTTGGCGCCGGTGACCCGCGGGTGGGAACCGCCAGCGCCGCCGTCCGGTAGGTCTTCGCCAATTTCCATTATTTGGATGTAAGTGGCTTGCTTAGTCATACCCCGAACCTCTATCCTGTGGTAGCTCCTCGCTGGGAGCCTTTTAATGTCAAGGGCGGATTGTTAAATTGCGACTTATTCGATTGGGCGCTTTCGTGGGCTGGGCTGCGATGGCATCATTTGCAGTAGCTGGCTTTGCTGCGTTCGCCCCTACCACTGGGCCAGCCGTTTCGATTGAGGCAGTGGCCGCGGTTGGGCCACAAAACGAAACCGGCGCCGTCGTTAGCGACTCGATTGTGAGCCAAGCCGACACATCAGTCGGACTGTTGGCCGGCCGGGTGGCTGCCATGAACTTCGCCCCGGAAGTAGACCTGACCGACAGCACTGTTGCGAAGTCCCCTGACGTGAGCGCCCTGATCTCGGCCCAGGCTGCCAGCAACCGAACAACAACCACAGTCGCCTCAGCCGCCCCCCGCACGAAATTGACGACAGTCAAGGCGCCGATCACGACCGTCCCGGCGTCGTCTCCTCGTGAATACAGCAACATCCCCGCCGATGCCGCTCCGTGGCGCAGCCTGGTTGAGGCGTATTTCTCACCGGCGGACGTCGATCGAGCACTGTGGGTTATTCATTGTGAAAGCAGCGGCGATCCCAATGCCGTCCATGGTGCGTCGAACGCCTCGGGATTGTTTCAGCATCTTCCTAAATTCTGGGAAGATCGGTCGGCCAAAGCCGGGCTTGCCGGTGCCAACATCCTGGACCCCGACTCGAACGTGGCCGTCGCAGCCTGGCTGGTCTACAGCGGTGGTGGTTGGCGCCACTGGAATCCATCCGCCCATTGCTGGGGTTAGCGAGATGCATTTAGCAAAAGCGGCCCGCATTATTGGCATAGTCGGTGGTATCGGCGCGGTTGCCTGGGCAATGCGCGATCGGTTCGTAACTCTGGCGCTCAGCCGGGAGCCTGAACACCCGACCTTCACCCTGCCACCCGAGCCGCCAGACTCGGTGGCGACTGATCCTGACGACCTAACGGTGATCGGCGGCATCGGCCCTGTGTTCGCACGGCGCCTCATGGAAGTCGGGATCGCCACCTACGAGAACCTGGCAGGGGCCACCCCGGGGCGATTGGCGGGGATCATCAACGTCACCGAAGCCCGGGCTGGCAAATGGATTGAGGATGCCGCCCGCCTCGTCAACGCCTGATCTACAAGATCAGGTCAAAGCCTGATCTACAAGATCAGGTCAAAGCCTGATATGGGAAACCGACTCCCACTCCTCGATCTTCCATCTACCCAAACCTGAATACAAACCAAAGCCGACCAACAGGCTGACGATCATGGCCGGGACCCCGGCCGTCCCCCAGGTTCCGGCCGCCGGAATCCGCTCCACAATCTCAATCCATGGGACCGGACCGGACGGATTGATCCACTGTTGGATCGCAAATGCCACCACGAACGACAGCAGACCGTAGAGGTTCACCTTGCCGTATGGTCCCCCATCTGACTGGAACAAACCGTCCGTCAGGTAACGGCGGCGCCTCACCACGAAGAAGTCCGCCATAAGAATGGCGAGAAGGGGGACAAACATCGCCAGCAGAAACTTACCCACGCCGAGCAACGAACTGGCGCTGGCCAGTGACGAGGTGACGCCACCCAACCCCACTACGAGCAGAGACAGCCAGAGTGGAGCCCGGCGTAGGGTGGTGGTCGCCAGCGCCGTCGACGCACCATATACAAACCCGAACGGTTGATCGATCTCGCCGGCCAACAGCCACGCGACCCCGATCAACAAGACCAATGGCCCGGCCGTGCCGACCAGAAAATCGATCGAACCAGTCATCGTTCCGTCCATCTCTCCTGCCAGCCCCACGATTGCTCCCACCAGGAGCATGACGCCGAAACCAATACCAAAACCAAACCCGACGCCCGACGTCGCGGCACTGGTGTCCTTGGCGAATCGGGCCGTATCACCGGCCAGTGGAACCCACAGCATGGTGAACATCACCACCATGTCGATCGCCAGCCAGAACTGACTCTGATCAGGAACCCGGTCGCTTAAACCTGCCAGATCGGCGCCGGAGACGACATCGACCACCATCCAGATAACCACCGCCAGAGCGATCCAGAACGTAACTCGTCGGATGAGAACCCCCGAAACCCATGACATGCCCATCCACACCAACCCGGCAACCAGGGTCGTCGCAATGGTGATCGCGACACCGGTCGAGATTGGATAGTCCACCTCACTGGCTACTCGCTCGAGGAACGCCGCCCCGATCTGAATCTCAAGAGCGGTCCAACCAATGTAAAGAAGTGCCTGAAAGGCGGAGGCCGCCCACGAGCCAACCATTCCAAGGCTCGGCCGGAACAGCAGGCCGGTCGGTACGCCCATGTCGGCGGCCATCCACCCAACCGCCGAGATAATCGCCCCGCCGATGAGTAACCCGATCGGGACCACCAGCAATACCTGAATATAGGTAAGGCCCATCGCCTGGTCAGAACCGAGTCTGGCTCCAACGGCGACCGCGGGAAGCCCCATACCGAGCGAGGCCCAGAGCGCCACGAAACCGGGGTTGGTGAAAAACCGCTCGCGGTTCGAGACCGGTGATAGTTCCCTACTCTCCATGACTGTCATCCTAGGGCCACCGGTGCGACGCCTACTATGGAAGCGTGCCCTATTTGGTCGACCCGGACGATCTGGGAAGTCTGTTCCCCAATGAGCCCTCATACCGGGCCGACCAGTTGCGCTCATGGCTCTATGAGCACCCCGTCCTCTCGGCCGATCAGATGACGAACCTTCCGGCACACATGCGAGATGAGATTTCCGAAAAGCTCTTCCCATTCTCGGTTGAGACCGAGCAAACTGCCGACAACGGGACGACCGTGAAGTGGCTGTTCAGAGCACCTGACGGAAACGCCATCGAGGCAGTTCTCATGGGATACCCGAAGCGCAACACCCTATGCATTTCAAGTCAAGCGGGTTGTGCGCTCGGCTGCACGTTCTGCGCAACCGGACAATTCGGATTCGACCGGCACCTCGAACCCGGTGAGATCTATGCCCAGGTCGCATACGCCTCTGCCTACCTGGCAGCATCGCCGCTTGAGGGTTGCCCTGATCATCTGACCAACATCGTCTATATGGGGATGGGTGAACCCCTCGCCAACTACACCCGGGTTCGGGAGTCCCTGAGAAGAATCATCGAGGTCCGGGGACTTGGCGCACGATCCATCACGGTATCGACGGTTGGGGTGGTCCCTGGCATGCTCCGTTTGGCAGAGGAACCCTGGCAGGTAACGCTGGCCGTGAGCCTGCACGCCGCCGACGACGAACTTCGATCCACCCTGGTGCCCCTGAACAAGCGCTATCCGATCGCCGAAGTCGAGGCGGCCGCCGCCAAGTTCTTTGACGCCAAGGGCCGACGGGTCTCTCTTGAGTGGACGCTCATCGACGGCGTGAACGATACCCTTGAGCAGGCCCGCAAACTTGCCCCGATCGCCGAACGCCTGCAATCACACGTCAACGTCATCGCCCTCAATCCCACCCCGCTCAGCCCGGACCGTCCGTCCCGACCGGAGCGAATCGAGTCCTTCATGTCGGAACTCAACCGATTGGGTGTGAATAGCACCTTGCGCCACATGCGAGGTCAGGACATCGACGCGGCCTGCGGACAACTCCGGGCCCGGTCTGAACCCAAACGCGGCTCGGCACAACGAGTCGAAATTGGCAAGCGCTGAATCCCGCTCAAAGCTTGAATTACAAACTTGTGAGACGATAGGGTACGAGGGAAGCGGGCGGTGCTTCAGGAGACAAGTTCATGCTCGCATACCTCAAACGGCTGATCGTTGATCGCCGTCCCGTTGCCGCTTTCATAGTGCTGTGCCTGTCGGTTCTGGCCGCTGCGTCCGGGTACACAGTTAGAGCCGGCGACACGTTGTCGCAGATCGCCTCAAGCAACGGCGTGACCACGGCTGCCCTGGCATCGGCAAATGGTATCAGCGACCCGAACAAGATCTGGGTCGGGCAAGTCCTCCAGGTGCCGACGAGTTCGGCCAATTCGAGCGCCGCGGCGGTCGTGTACGTCGTGCAACCAGGCGAATCGCTCGGCGAGATCGCCCGGAAGTTCAAGACCACGGTGTCAGCAATCAGCACACTCAACGGCATCACCAACCCGAATGTCGTCTACGCCGGCACTCGCCTGAGGGTAAGTGGAGAACCCGTCGTGGCGGCACCTTCCCCGACCGCCACCAGTTCTGCCACCCACACTGTCAAGGCGGGCGAAAGCCTCTCCCAGATCGCCGCCAAGTACAGTATGAAATCCAGTGACCTTGCCAGCACCAACGCGATTACCAACCCGGACCGCATCTACGTTGGTCAGGTTCTCAAGGTAAGCGGCACCGGAGGGTTTGTATGCCCCGTCCCCGGTGCAACGTTCTTCAATGACTGGGGTTTTCCCCGCTCAGACAGTCGTTACCACGAGGGAAACGACTTGTTCGCGCCCCGCGGAACTCCGGTTCTGGCACCGGTCAGCGGATTTGTCCATCAAATCGAGGGGACCATCGGCGGCATTCAGTTCAGACTCGAAGGCGATAACGGGAATAGGTACATCGGAACGCACATGGACAGCTTCGGCAAGTCAGGCCAGGTCGTAGCCGGCGAGGTCATCGGATACGTTGGCGACTCCGGCAACGCCAAGGGCTCCAACCCCCACCTGCACTTCGAGATCGCCCTGAACCGCACCGAAACCGTCAACCCGTATCCCTATCTGGTACCAGCCTGTAAGGGGTAGCCGGGTAGGCTGGCTGCCAGATGGCCGCACAAGAACTCATCCCGGTTCGGACCGACGAACGCTTCGACACCGCAGTGGTCGCGGCGTATCTGTCAGATCGACTTGATATCGATCACGGTGAACTGACGGTTCGCCAATTCGCCGGCGGCCATGCCAACCTGACCTATCTGCTGCGCTATTCCGATGGCGCCGAATACGTGCTTCGACGCCCTCCACTCGGACCGGTCGCTCCCGGCTCGCACGACATGGCCAGAGAACATGGCGTTCTCAAGGGTCTGTGGAGAGCGTTCCCCCAGGCGCCCCGCAGCTATTTGTTGTGTGAGGACCTGACCATCATCGGCAGCCCATTTTTTGTGATGGAGCGCAAGAACGGAATAGTCATTCGCCGCGAAGTCCCTGACGGCTTTGGGGGCGGTCAGGACCCGACCGCCAATCGGAAGTTATCCGAAGTCGTCATTGACACGCTGGTCGACTTCCATTCGGTGGCACCGGCTGATGCCGGGCTTGCAGATCTTGGACACCCCGAAGGGTTTCTGGAACGCCAGGTAGAAGGCTGGGCACAACGCTGGCACGGATCCAAGGAACACGACTGGGCTGTGGCCGACGAATTGATCACCTGGCTCCGAGCCGAGTTGCCTGCCTCTCCTCCGCCAGCCTTGGTCCACAACGACTGGCGCCTCGACAACATGGCCGTCTCGCCGAGCGATCCCGGCGTGTGCGTTGCCGTATACGACTGGGACATGTGTACTCAGGGAGACCCGCTGGCCGACCTAGGAACGTTGCTGTCGGTTTGGTATGACGAGGACGAAGCCCCCAGCGCCCTCAACCCGATGCCAACCGGCGCACCGGGATTCATGGACCGGCGCGCCGCGATTGAGCGGTATGCACGACGGTCTCGAATCGACCCCGACACCGTTGACTATTACGTCGTATTCGGTTCGTTCAAGATGGCTGTGATCGTCCAGCAAATCTACATTCGATATGTGCGGGGACAGACCAAGGACGATCGTTTCGCGGTCATGGGCGACGCCGCGAGACACCTGATGGAGCTAGCCCTCGCCCGCCGAACCTGAAGCCAGACGCACCCTGGCGATCGCCACGGCCTCCTCGTTCGTATCGACATACAAGAACTCCCGGCCGAGTTGTTGAGTAGCGACGGCCGTGGTCCCCGATCCGCCGAAAAAGTCGGCCACCAGGTCACCTTCGTTTGAGGACGCACGGATGATTCGCTCCACAAGTCCGAGAGGCTTCTGAGTGGGATAGCCAGTACGTTCCTTCGAGCTCGTTGGCACAATCGTCATCCACCACACGTCGGTGGGAAGTTTGCCGATGGCAGCCTTCTCGGGTCCGACCAGGCCCGGAGCCATATACGGAATCCGGTCGATGTCATGGCGATTGAACGTCCACGTCGACCCCTTGGCATACCAGAGAATGTTGTCATGCTTTCGAGGCCATCGGTCCCTGTGACGCCCGCCATAGTCATACGCCCAGATGATCTCGTTGAGAAATCGTTCGGCGCCGAATATCTCATCCATCATCAGCCGGATGTGGTGGACGGCATGGAAGTCAACATGGACGTATATCGAACCGTCGGGCGCCAGGACGCGGTGCATCTCAATGAGACGAACTCGCAAGAAGGCAAGGTAATCGTCGAGGGGCATGTCATCGCGGTACGCCAGCTCGGAAACGGTTTCATACTGGTAGGTCCGACCACCGAAGCCCGAGCGAGTTGCCTCGCCAGACCCCGTCTTGATCCGTCGATGAGTACGAACCTGCCCGGTCCCGAAGGGTGGGTCGATATAGATGAGGTTAATCGAACCGTCAGGTAGCGATTCAAGAACGGCGAGGTTCTCGCCATGAATAATCTTACCGGCCATAGCCGGGCAGTATGGCAGACAGGCTTACTTGTAACGCCAGACGATCCGACCGCGGGTCGGGTCATAGGCAGACAGCTCTACGTCGACACGGTCTCCTGGCAGAATCCTGATGTAACGACCCCGACGCATTTTGCCTGCGGCCCGCGCCAAGACTTCGAGTCCACCGTCGACTTCAACCCGAAACGTCGCGTTGGGCAGTGTCTCCACGACCACACCCTGGACCCGAATTACGTCTTCTTGCTTTGCCACTCATGCTCCAGAAAATTGATTGCAACCTATATGGTAGGTGATTCGAACGGGCCGTCCGCCGGTGGGGCGTCCGGCGAGGGTTTCGACATGCGATTCCGCACAAG
This portion of the Acidimicrobiia bacterium genome encodes:
- a CDS encoding helix-hairpin-helix domain-containing protein, with the translated sequence MHLAKAARIIGIVGGIGAVAWAMRDRFVTLALSREPEHPTFTLPPEPPDSVATDPDDLTVIGGIGPVFARRLMEVGIATYENLAGATPGRLAGIINVTEARAGKWIEDAARLVNA
- a CDS encoding M23 family metallopeptidase, which translates into the protein MLAYLKRLIVDRRPVAAFIVLCLSVLAAASGYTVRAGDTLSQIASSNGVTTAALASANGISDPNKIWVGQVLQVPTSSANSSAAAVVYVVQPGESLGEIARKFKTTVSAISTLNGITNPNVVYAGTRLRVSGEPVVAAPSPTATSSATHTVKAGESLSQIAAKYSMKSSDLASTNAITNPDRIYVGQVLKVSGTGGFVCPVPGATFFNDWGFPRSDSRYHEGNDLFAPRGTPVLAPVSGFVHQIEGTIGGIQFRLEGDNGNRYIGTHMDSFGKSGQVVAGEVIGYVGDSGNAKGSNPHLHFEIALNRTETVNPYPYLVPACKG
- a CDS encoding transglycosylase SLT domain-containing protein, producing the protein MASFAVAGFAAFAPTTGPAVSIEAVAAVGPQNETGAVVSDSIVSQADTSVGLLAGRVAAMNFAPEVDLTDSTVAKSPDVSALISAQAASNRTTTTVASAAPRTKLTTVKAPITTVPASSPREYSNIPADAAPWRSLVEAYFSPADVDRALWVIHCESSGDPNAVHGASNASGLFQHLPKFWEDRSAKAGLAGANILDPDSNVAVAAWLVYSGGGWRHWNPSAHCWG
- a CDS encoding phosphotransferase family protein, whose translation is MAAQELIPVRTDERFDTAVVAAYLSDRLDIDHGELTVRQFAGGHANLTYLLRYSDGAEYVLRRPPLGPVAPGSHDMAREHGVLKGLWRAFPQAPRSYLLCEDLTIIGSPFFVMERKNGIVIRREVPDGFGGGQDPTANRKLSEVVIDTLVDFHSVAPADAGLADLGHPEGFLERQVEGWAQRWHGSKEHDWAVADELITWLRAELPASPPPALVHNDWRLDNMAVSPSDPGVCVAVYDWDMCTQGDPLADLGTLLSVWYDEDEAPSALNPMPTGAPGFMDRRAAIERYARRSRIDPDTVDYYVVFGSFKMAVIVQQIYIRYVRGQTKDDRFAVMGDAARHLMELALARRT
- the infA gene encoding translation initiation factor IF-1; the encoded protein is MAKQEDVIRVQGVVVETLPNATFRVEVDGGLEVLARAAGKMRRGRYIRILPGDRVDVELSAYDPTRGRIVWRYK
- the rlmN gene encoding 23S rRNA (adenine(2503)-C(2))-methyltransferase RlmN, translated to MPYLVDPDDLGSLFPNEPSYRADQLRSWLYEHPVLSADQMTNLPAHMRDEISEKLFPFSVETEQTADNGTTVKWLFRAPDGNAIEAVLMGYPKRNTLCISSQAGCALGCTFCATGQFGFDRHLEPGEIYAQVAYASAYLAASPLEGCPDHLTNIVYMGMGEPLANYTRVRESLRRIIEVRGLGARSITVSTVGVVPGMLRLAEEPWQVTLAVSLHAADDELRSTLVPLNKRYPIAEVEAAAAKFFDAKGRRVSLEWTLIDGVNDTLEQARKLAPIAERLQSHVNVIALNPTPLSPDRPSRPERIESFMSELNRLGVNSTLRHMRGQDIDAACGQLRARSEPKRGSAQRVEIGKR
- a CDS encoding site-specific DNA-methyltransferase, translated to MAGKIIHGENLAVLESLPDGSINLIYIDPPFGTGQVRTHRRIKTGSGEATRSGFGGRTYQYETVSELAYRDDMPLDDYLAFLRVRLIEMHRVLAPDGSIYVHVDFHAVHHIRLMMDEIFGAERFLNEIIWAYDYGGRHRDRWPRKHDNILWYAKGSTWTFNRHDIDRIPYMAPGLVGPEKAAIGKLPTDVWWMTIVPTSSKERTGYPTQKPLGLVERIIRASSNEGDLVADFFGGSGTTAVATQQLGREFLYVDTNEEAVAIARVRLASGSAGEG
- a CDS encoding gamma-glutamyltransferase, coding for MNRQTFGDIVVTSHELATQAGLEMLGKGGNAVDAAIAANATLGVVAPETCGIGGDLFALVHRSGDKKPVGLNASGWAGSGANADHLTGYVIPITDPVSVTIPGCVRGWEWLSRDLGALPLDVVLGPAIFYARNGFPVSVELSKALTDRSEQLVPQSASRPLYREGSAPPPGTWINRPQLATTLTRIASEGASAFYEGTVAADISAAVHRYITIEDLAGYQPDWVEPMSLDVFGHRAWTIPPNSQGYLTLAAARIFELCEPPTDPGDPDYVHLTIEAYRSVAGGRDALLSDPSTAAGHEELLGTHLLEAAAARIDRSRAGSWNHPSPGPGGTTYLSVVDRSGMGVSLIQSNFHGIGSGIGAGESGFFLHNRGAGFTLEKGHRNELVPGRRPAHTLAPSLWTQSDALSLILGTRGGNQQPQILTQMAAHLLHAGLSPSAAQQEPRWTTKSLVPGHPSTLSVESRMLPAVVDELRARGHHIEMGAPLEAGWGPVSAIRVNASGLRVGAGDPRVGTASAAVR
- a CDS encoding cytosine permease, translated to MESRELSPVSNRERFFTNPGFVALWASLGMGLPAVAVGARLGSDQAMGLTYIQVLLVVPIGLLIGGAIISAVGWMAADMGVPTGLLFRPSLGMVGSWAASAFQALLYIGWTALEIQIGAAFLERVASEVDYPISTGVAITIATTLVAGLVWMGMSWVSGVLIRRVTFWIALAVVIWMVVDVVSGADLAGLSDRVPDQSQFWLAIDMVVMFTMLWVPLAGDTARFAKDTSAATSGVGFGFGIGFGVMLLVGAIVGLAGEMDGTMTGSIDFLVGTAGPLVLLIGVAWLLAGEIDQPFGFVYGASTALATTTLRRAPLWLSLLVVGLGGVTSSLASASSLLGVGKFLLAMFVPLLAILMADFFVVRRRRYLTDGLFQSDGGPYGKVNLYGLLSFVVAFAIQQWINPSGPVPWIEIVERIPAAGTWGTAGVPAMIVSLLVGFGLYSGLGRWKIEEWESVSHIRL